A window from Dioscorea cayenensis subsp. rotundata cultivar TDr96_F1 chromosome 10, TDr96_F1_v2_PseudoChromosome.rev07_lg8_w22 25.fasta, whole genome shotgun sequence encodes these proteins:
- the LOC120270665 gene encoding GEM-like protein 5, translating to MEKKSEGEEEKLGTKLMGAPASPDAHPENQRAAAFWTPRSSDDHHYVLEHKPVPRPAGSPMESILDVFNAWTKKTDELATNIWHNLKTAPSKSDAAIGKLNLTVKAITEGGFEALFKQAFPTDPSERLKKSFACYLSTTTGPVAGTLYLSTMHVAFCSDRPLSFTAPSGQETWSYYKVMIPLSKIANVNPVTLKENPPEKYIQIITADAHEFWFMGFVSYDKAVTHLLDAVANFAAASQLMPGPQIIQ from the exons ATGGAGAAGAAGAGCGAGGGAGAGGAGGAGAAGCTGGGGACGAAGCTTATGGGTGCGCCAGCGTCGCCGGATGCGCACCCGGAGAACCAGAGGGCTGCCGCGTTTTGGACGCCGAGAAGCAGTGATGATCATCACTATGTACTTGAGCATAAGCCGGTGCCGCGTCCCGCTGGGAGTCCCATGGAGAGTATCTTGGATGTTTTCAATGCTTGGACTAAGAAGACTGATGAACTTGCCACCAATATTTGGCACAACt TGAAAACAGCACCATCTAAGTCAGATGCCGCAATTGGGAAGCTTAACTTGACCGTGAAGGCCATAACCGAAGGCGGGTTTGAGGCTCTGTTCAAGCAGGCTTTCCCGACTGACCCTTCCGAGAGGCTGAAGAAGAGTTTTGCTTGCTATCTTTCAACCACAACCGGACCTGTTGCTGGCACGCTCTATCTTTCTACAATGCACGTTGCCTTCTGCAGTGACCGCCCTCTATCATTCACCGCTCCCTCTGGCCAGGAAACATGGAGTTACTATAAG GTCATGATTCCTCTGTCGAAGATTGCTAATGTCAATCCAGTGACTTTGAAGGAAAACCCACCAGAGAAATACATACAGATCATCACAGCCGATGCGCATGAGTTCTGGTTCATGGGTTTTGTGAGCTATGATAAGGCTGTAACACATCTCTTGGATGCCGTTGCCAACTTCGCGGCCGCATCACAGCTGATGCCAGGACCCCAAATCATTCAGTGA
- the LOC120270386 gene encoding GEM-like protein 5, producing the protein MEEEKWGTSMMGAPARPTAHPANQTAVMWCPRRCDEEYYAYHLIDEDQMEKNKTNVHTSVDNALEAFNNWSLRAHDFANHLWHNLKTSPRKEEGAWHKLKLKVKAIKKGGFESLYKQTFPTKPNEKLKDTFACYLSTTTGAVAGTLFISDLHVSFCSERPLSFNAPSGQLLWSYYKIMIPLGRIASANPVTLDGTLTSTSISSTTREMYIEIDTVDGHEFWFMGFINYDKAYQLLQQALAYNVSTRLASQEM; encoded by the exons ATGGAGGAGGAGAAGTGGGGGACAAGCATGATGGGTGCTCCGGCGAGGCCAACGGCACATCCGGCGAACCAGACGGCGGTTATGTGGTGTCCTCGCCGGTGTGATGAAGAGTACTATGCTTATCATCTCATTGATGAAGATCAAATGGAAAAGAACAAGACCAACGTCCATACTAGTGTTGATAATGCCTTGGAAGCTTTCAACAATTGGTCTCTCAGGGCTCATGATTTTGCCAACCATCTTTGgcataatt TGAAAACATCACCAAGAAAGGAGGAGGGTGCATGGCATAAGTTAAAGCTAAAAGTAAAGGCCATAAAAAAAGGAGGCTTTGAATCACTTTACAAACAAACATTCCCTACAAAGCCTAATGAGAAGCTCAAAGACACATTTGCTTGTTATCTATCAACCACCACCGGCGCCGTCGCCGGAACCCTTTTCATCTCCGACCTCCACGTCTCCTTTTGCAGTGAGCGTCCTCTCTCCTTCAATGCTCCTTCCGGCCAACTTCTTTGGTCTTATTACAAG attATGATACCTTTGGGAAGGATTGCAAGTGCTAATCCAGTGACATTAGATGGGACTCTTACTAGTACTAGCATTAGTAGTACAACAAGAGAGATGTATATAGAGATTGATACAGTGGATGGGCATGAGTTCTGGTTCATGGGGTTCATAAACTATGACAAGGCTTATCAACTACTTCAACAAGCTCTTGCTTATAATGTTTCAACAAGGTTGGCTTCACAAGAgatgtaa
- the LOC120270387 gene encoding cysteine-rich and transmembrane domain-containing protein WIH1-like — protein sequence MSIYEHHHHSPQDYSSYPPPPPPPQGYGQPYPSPAPQYPPSSYGYQGYFSDDHSEYPHPAPPQASSADQVYYHRHQDGAASCISFFKGCMAALCCCCVLEECSSCF from the exons aTGAGCATCTATGAACACCATCAtcactctccacaagactattcTTCTTATCCTCCCCCTCCTCCCCCTCCTCAag GATATGGACAACCATACCCATCACCTGCACCACAATATCCACCATCAAGTTATGGATATCAAGGTTACTTCAGTGATGATCACTCTGAATATCCTCATCCTGCACCACCACAAGCTTCTTCAGCTGATCAAGTGTATTATCATAGACATCAAGATGGGGCTGCTTCTTGCATCTCATTCTTCAAAGGATG TATGGCTGCCCTGTGTTGCTGCTGTGTCCTTGAAGAGTGCAGCTCTTGCTTCTGA
- the LOC120270389 gene encoding uncharacterized mitochondrial protein AtMg00810-like, whose product MVESFKQEMKDCFEMTNLGLLNYFLGLEVKQNQREIFITQRRYAEETLKLFQMQHCNPVCTPMKCSEKLQSNDNSGDADSKVYISLIGRLLYLTHTRPDIACTVNLLSRFVSKPTKTHLGAAKYLLRYIAGTTNFGINYTEVKKWKLRGYSDSDWGGSIDDRRSTLGMVFDLSSWAISWSSKKQEVTALSTTEAEYVAATAATCQGIWLRRMLEDCGMKGDKAIEVWCDNRSAIEIAKNPTHHGRTKHIDIRFHFICGLVADGLIVLKYCKSEDQKADILTKSLLVKKHNYMRTHLGVEEVSSKEGCCKVLETGFEEVDWSAIQGTQCGEEKGRLTCQLTNSMDASPLSIQGATHIKGAERSLAVTAAQ is encoded by the coding sequence ATGGTGGAGAGTTTTAAGCAAGAAATGAAGGACTGTTTTGAGATGACAAATTTGGGGCTGTTAAATTACTTCCTAGGATTGgaagtgaaacaaaatcaaagagaaATCTTCATTACTCAAAGGAGATATGCAGAGGAGACATTGAAGCTGTTTCAGATGCAACATTGTAACCCAGTTTGCACACCTATGAAATGCAGTGAGAAACTCCAAAGCAATGACAATTCAGGAGATGCTGATTCAAAGGTTTACATAAGCTTGATTGGAAGACTGTTGTATCTAACACACACACGCCCAGACATTGCCTGCACTGTGAATTTACTCTCAAGGTTTGTTAGCAAACCTACCAAAACGCATCTCGGGGCTGCAAAGTATCTACTGAGGTATATAGCAGGGACAACTAACTTTGGAATAAACTATACTGAAGTAAAAAAGTGGAAGCTGAGGGGTTACAGTGACAGTGATTGGGGAGGCTCGATAGACGATAGACGCAGCACTTTAGGGATGGTTTTTGATCTTAGTTCATGGGCCATCTCATGGAGTTCCAAGAAGCAAGAGGTGACAGCTCTAAGCACAACCGAAGCTGAATATGTTGCTGCCACTGCTGCAACATGTCAAGGAATCTGGTTGAGAAGAATGCTGGAGGATTGTGGAATGAAGGGTGATAAAGCCATTGAAGTGTGGTGTGATAACAGGTCTGCTATAGAAATTGCAAAGAACCCGACACACCATGGGAGGACAAAGCATATCGACATtcgttttcattttatttgtggCCTAGTTGCTGATGGTTTAATTGTGTTAAAATATTGCAAATCCGAAGACCAGAAGGCTGATATTCTCACAAAATCTCTGCTAGTGAAGAAGCATAATTATATGAGAACGCATCTGGGAGTTGAAGAGGTTTCAAGCAAGGAAGGGTGTTGCAAGGTGCTTGAAACTGGCTTTGAAGAGGTTGACTGGTCAGCAATACAAGGGACGCAATgtggagaagaaaaaggcaGGTTGACTTGTCAACTAACCAATAGCATGGATGCTTCTCCACTCAGCATTCAAGGAGCCACTCACATTAAAGGGGCTGAGAGATCTCTCGCCGTCACTGCAGCCCAATGA